Proteins co-encoded in one Polyangiaceae bacterium genomic window:
- a CDS encoding 3'-5' exonuclease, translating to MKSGMEGEGCFPTGRHYPGIAHLLRVVASGLADEFDGQTEMHRLPVVSIDTETTGRDHNVDRVVEVACVIYREGQVVARHDWLVNPGMPIPKEAFDVHGISDDDVKDKPPFSSVALEILEAMRQGVPLAYNAEFDRDFLHAEFARCNLDVPNLPPAARKGVEWLDPLTWARELQKDAKSKSLGDVCERLGIDIGRAHRATDDAEAAAKVHGIFATDSRVPRNYAAFVLEQKRLGRIFDDERRMWRRA from the coding sequence ATGAAGTCAGGCATGGAGGGCGAGGGGTGTTTCCCCACGGGACGCCACTATCCCGGCATCGCTCATCTGTTGCGCGTGGTCGCGAGCGGACTCGCTGATGAGTTCGACGGTCAAACCGAGATGCACCGCCTGCCGGTGGTCAGCATCGACACCGAGACTACAGGCCGCGATCACAACGTCGACCGTGTGGTCGAAGTCGCGTGCGTGATCTACCGCGAGGGACAGGTCGTGGCGCGCCACGATTGGCTGGTCAATCCCGGAATGCCGATCCCCAAGGAAGCGTTCGACGTTCACGGCATCAGTGATGACGACGTGAAGGACAAGCCGCCGTTTTCCTCGGTTGCTTTGGAGATCCTCGAGGCGATGCGTCAGGGCGTGCCCTTGGCCTACAACGCCGAGTTCGACCGGGACTTCCTCCACGCTGAGTTCGCCCGTTGCAATTTGGACGTTCCCAATCTGCCGCCGGCAGCGCGCAAAGGCGTGGAGTGGTTGGATCCGCTCACCTGGGCACGAGAGCTCCAGAAGGATGCAAAGAGCAAGTCCCTTGGGGACGTGTGTGAGCGCCTAGGTATCGACATCGGCCGCGCCCACCGCGCAACGGACGACGCCGAAGCCGCAGCCAAGGTGCACGGGATCTTCGCTACGGACTCGAGGGTGCCCCGCAACTACGCCGCGTTCGTTCTCGAGCAGAAGCGCCTAGGCCGTATCTTCGACGACGAGCGCCGCATGTGGCGCCGGGCCTAG
- a CDS encoding thioredoxin domain-containing protein yields MPSLRSVLGTAVLALLQLNFSTCEHRGDENPPTADSATVDNVELPGVDTTELTRREQREWSTYVSDLLAPCPDQPVSIAQCVKEARKCDGCKPAADFLLTQVRRGRTRNQAEAAFRVRFSTDEVKPVEIGDSPTKGAKDAPVTIVEWADYECPHCGMMAPILDGLVERFPGQVRFVFKNYPLAIHEHAEMAARAAVAAGKQGKFWEMHDLLFKNQASFTNDFAGFAKQLNLDVKKFLKDIDSEEVADAVAKDKKEADKLGLEGTPMIYINGRNFTSGYFDTKEDLDDFVKLEIKLRTGKDVEPKPMPKAPASAEEGGDTQPVAAPSGAKTAPSEKPAPSAKPSKPAPSAK; encoded by the coding sequence ATGCCCTCGCTCAGGTCCGTCCTCGGCACAGCAGTGCTCGCGCTTCTGCAATTGAATTTCAGCACTTGCGAACATCGGGGAGACGAGAATCCACCAACCGCGGACTCGGCGACGGTGGACAACGTCGAGCTACCGGGCGTGGACACCACGGAGCTCACTCGTCGCGAGCAGCGGGAGTGGTCTACCTATGTCAGCGACCTGCTGGCGCCCTGTCCGGATCAGCCTGTCAGCATCGCTCAGTGCGTGAAAGAAGCCCGCAAATGCGACGGTTGCAAGCCTGCGGCGGATTTCCTCCTGACGCAGGTACGTCGTGGGCGCACGCGCAATCAGGCTGAGGCGGCGTTCCGTGTGCGCTTCTCTACAGATGAAGTGAAGCCCGTCGAGATCGGAGACTCCCCGACCAAGGGCGCGAAGGACGCGCCGGTCACCATCGTCGAGTGGGCCGACTACGAGTGTCCCCACTGCGGCATGATGGCCCCCATCCTGGATGGCTTGGTGGAGCGCTTCCCGGGCCAGGTCCGCTTCGTGTTCAAGAACTACCCCCTGGCCATCCATGAGCACGCCGAGATGGCAGCTCGCGCCGCGGTTGCCGCAGGGAAGCAGGGCAAGTTCTGGGAGATGCACGACCTGTTGTTCAAGAACCAGGCGAGCTTCACCAACGACTTCGCCGGTTTCGCCAAGCAGTTGAACCTCGACGTGAAGAAGTTCCTCAAGGACATCGACAGCGAAGAGGTCGCCGACGCCGTGGCGAAGGACAAGAAGGAGGCCGACAAGCTCGGGCTCGAAGGGACGCCGATGATCTACATCAACGGTCGGAACTTCACGAGCGGCTACTTCGACACGAAGGAAGACTTGGACGACTTCGTGAAGCTCGAGATCAAGCTTCGCACCGGCAAGGACGTGGAGCCGAAGCCGATGCCGAAGGCGCCGGCGAGTGCAGAAGAGGGTGGGGATACCCAGCCCGTCGCGGCTCCGTCAGGCGCGAAGACAGCGCCGAGTGAAAAGCCAGCGCCTAGCGCCAAGCCCAGCAAGCCTGCTCCGAGCGCCAAGTAA
- a CDS encoding helix-turn-helix domain-containing protein — MSSGSLYPSEPPPDSGPGADAPRVVRHVIAVAGGRGGVGKSIVAINLGVYLAQLGRTVVVADANPAGADLHTMLGEAMPRAGNDEDAPEEEELTPIKTQVPGLLLLPQAYSRNSTVPLRPGRKARWAFRLRQLDVDYVILDLGAGTTPATLDLFLTADLGLCVTSPEPPSVEATYRFARALFQRKLRRTLIKDRFKVRMVERAQDPLPPLPSPIEMVRAIARYDSSVAELAAAELAKLRPRLVVNSARLRTDNDLGTAMCDMSRRYLGVEFDYVGHVEQEDSVWLSVVRRRPLLIDSPTSKAARNIERIARRILALATTREQTKVATPVPIVPAEPNLYEVLWTHRGASDEELRRAYKRQREIYQQDSLPLTSLLTEEELARERARVDEAYDTLLDPIRRRAYDKSTFPEAEAGEQPPRPEVDAALAAERAMLRAELAREIHPETEFSGALLKKVRQSLGIEIEEIANRTKISASHLKAIEEEDFRSLPAAVYTRGFVQEVAKYLKVDPAQVSRSYLKRHRAWRQAHGVDP; from the coding sequence ATGTCTAGCGGAAGCCTCTATCCCTCGGAACCGCCGCCCGATAGCGGACCCGGCGCAGACGCGCCGCGAGTCGTGCGCCACGTGATCGCTGTGGCTGGTGGTCGCGGCGGTGTGGGAAAGAGCATCGTGGCGATCAACCTGGGCGTCTACTTGGCTCAGCTCGGACGCACCGTGGTGGTGGCTGACGCCAACCCCGCAGGCGCGGATCTGCACACGATGCTCGGCGAGGCGATGCCCCGGGCAGGCAACGACGAAGACGCTCCCGAAGAAGAAGAACTCACGCCGATCAAGACGCAGGTGCCTGGCCTGCTGCTCTTGCCTCAGGCGTACTCCCGAAACTCCACCGTGCCGCTACGTCCAGGGCGCAAGGCGCGTTGGGCCTTCAGGCTGCGGCAGCTGGATGTGGACTACGTGATCCTCGATCTGGGCGCAGGGACTACACCCGCCACGCTGGACTTGTTCCTCACGGCAGACCTCGGGCTCTGCGTCACCTCGCCTGAGCCTCCAAGTGTCGAGGCAACCTACCGCTTCGCCCGCGCGCTGTTCCAACGCAAGCTACGACGCACACTGATCAAGGACCGCTTCAAGGTTCGCATGGTGGAGCGCGCGCAGGATCCGCTTCCGCCCCTGCCCTCACCCATCGAAATGGTGCGGGCAATCGCTCGCTACGACAGCTCCGTTGCCGAGCTGGCGGCCGCTGAGCTCGCAAAGCTGAGACCGCGACTCGTGGTTAATTCCGCGCGGTTACGTACGGACAACGACCTCGGCACCGCGATGTGCGACATGAGCCGGCGCTACTTGGGCGTGGAGTTCGACTACGTCGGCCACGTCGAACAGGAAGACTCTGTTTGGCTCTCCGTAGTTCGCCGCCGGCCGCTGCTCATCGACTCGCCCACGAGCAAAGCCGCCCGCAACATCGAGCGCATCGCTCGGCGCATTCTGGCGCTGGCGACCACGCGCGAGCAAACCAAGGTGGCCACACCCGTGCCCATCGTGCCCGCGGAGCCAAACCTATACGAAGTGCTGTGGACTCACCGCGGCGCCAGCGACGAAGAGTTGCGCCGCGCCTACAAGCGCCAGCGAGAGATCTATCAACAGGACAGCCTTCCGCTTACCTCGCTCTTGACGGAAGAAGAGCTGGCCCGCGAACGCGCGCGCGTTGATGAGGCCTACGATACGCTGCTCGATCCCATTCGGCGACGCGCGTACGACAAGTCAACGTTCCCTGAGGCCGAGGCCGGTGAGCAGCCGCCACGGCCAGAGGTGGACGCAGCCCTCGCGGCGGAGCGCGCCATGCTACGCGCGGAGTTGGCGCGAGAAATCCACCCGGAAACTGAGTTTAGTGGTGCGCTCTTGAAGAAGGTGCGCCAATCATTGGGCATCGAGATCGAAGAGATCGCGAATCGCACGAAAATCAGCGCATCCCACCTCAAGGCGATCGAAGAAGAGGACTTCCGAAGTCTGCCGGCGGCGGTGTACACACGCGGCTTCGTCCAGGAGGTGGCCAAGTACCTCAAGGTGGATCCGGCGCAAGTCAGCCGCAGCTACCTCAAGCGGCACCGCGCGTGGCGCCAAGCGCACGGAGTGGATCCGTGA
- a CDS encoding glycosyltransferase family 39 protein encodes MPDAAAKNASHTPDWGFTLVVSLLGLLPRLYVAIAWSREPVWDGHYYHFGATRIAEGLGYSEDVIVGGQAVWKAWCHYPVGYSAFLGLLYLVFGRGLLVAPIANAAIGALQIAVGHRLGRCFLSTNRARVAAALIALHPGLIAYSAVVMTELLTALLLSWAALIIYSRRGQLKGAAYGGIMLGLATLVRPSVLLAAPLSALLHDGKRWRALALAAVSLAVTFAVVMPWTIRNCNRMDGCAFVSTNGGWNLAIGALTDSGRFRTLKAQDGCPVVTGQVQQDRCWAKVGREAILKDPKRWISLMPKKLGHTYDHESFAIEYLREANPNAWPEHRRVAGRNLLSHFHRGLLILAAFSVVGLPLSDRRRNPQRDSKELSNQATLAWVVQAMLFSVLLGLAGYAIFNDEHPFFWLPTLIPLLALLPVPGRPLHGGVGRYAFGLLFSTTLIHAVFFGDDRYHLVVTPVLCLLGAAAFRRSRPLIARTSAGVEPQPTPPEAGAAPNLG; translated from the coding sequence GTGCCTGACGCTGCAGCCAAGAACGCGTCGCACACCCCCGACTGGGGCTTCACCTTGGTGGTCAGCCTACTCGGCCTGTTGCCGCGTCTTTATGTGGCCATCGCGTGGTCGCGAGAACCGGTGTGGGATGGTCACTACTACCATTTCGGCGCCACACGTATCGCCGAGGGCCTCGGCTACTCCGAGGATGTCATCGTCGGTGGCCAAGCCGTGTGGAAAGCCTGGTGCCACTACCCGGTAGGCTACAGCGCCTTTCTCGGCTTGCTCTATTTGGTGTTTGGGCGGGGCCTGCTCGTGGCACCGATCGCAAACGCCGCGATTGGTGCTCTGCAGATCGCCGTGGGGCATCGACTCGGGCGCTGCTTCCTCAGCACGAACCGTGCGCGCGTAGCGGCTGCGCTGATCGCCCTGCATCCCGGGCTCATCGCCTACAGCGCGGTCGTCATGACGGAGCTGTTGACGGCGTTGCTGCTCTCGTGGGCAGCGCTGATCATCTACAGCCGCCGCGGCCAGCTGAAAGGCGCCGCCTACGGCGGCATCATGCTGGGACTTGCGACGCTCGTGCGGCCCTCGGTGCTGCTGGCAGCGCCGCTCTCGGCGCTGCTGCATGATGGCAAGCGCTGGCGGGCGTTGGCGCTGGCGGCGGTTAGCCTCGCCGTTACGTTCGCCGTGGTCATGCCCTGGACCATTCGCAACTGCAACCGCATGGATGGTTGCGCCTTCGTGTCGACAAACGGTGGCTGGAACCTGGCCATCGGCGCGCTAACCGACAGCGGACGTTTCCGCACGTTGAAGGCTCAAGATGGCTGCCCTGTCGTCACTGGACAGGTGCAACAGGATCGTTGTTGGGCGAAGGTGGGGCGCGAGGCCATCCTCAAGGATCCGAAACGTTGGATCTCCTTGATGCCCAAGAAGCTGGGCCACACCTATGACCATGAGTCGTTCGCGATAGAGTACCTCCGCGAAGCGAACCCCAACGCCTGGCCGGAGCATCGTCGGGTAGCCGGGCGGAACTTGCTCTCGCATTTCCACCGTGGATTACTAATCCTGGCGGCGTTCTCCGTGGTTGGTCTGCCGCTCAGCGACCGACGTAGGAACCCGCAGCGCGACAGCAAGGAGCTCAGCAACCAGGCCACGTTGGCCTGGGTGGTTCAAGCGATGCTCTTCAGCGTGTTGTTGGGGCTGGCGGGATACGCGATCTTCAACGACGAACACCCGTTCTTCTGGCTCCCGACGTTGATTCCGCTGCTGGCGTTGCTGCCAGTACCGGGTCGGCCGTTGCATGGAGGCGTGGGCCGTTACGCGTTTGGGTTGCTGTTCTCGACTACGTTGATTCACGCGGTGTTCTTTGGGGACGATCGCTACCACTTGGTAGTAACTCCAGTGCTTTGCCTGCTGGGTGCTGCGGCGTTCCGGCGCTCGCGTCCACTGATCGCGCGCACCAGCGCAGGGGTCGAGCCGCAGCCCACACCGCCGGAAGCCGGCGCGGCTCCCAACCTCGGCTAG
- a CDS encoding imelysin family protein: MIQVRKATLGLIAAICVWAGCRKPPPDEHVYSGQIAPPTGAGGSANAGAGGAPGTGGGWTLGGTGGALDAGPDAGEHAALSCQLEAEPESFSKSALLASIAQCALTRYEAHRQAALELQRTTQAFAAEPSDVNALSAQNAWRKTISSWQRAELFRFGPAARSGEPGAQDLRDQIYGWPLVSRCKVDEQLVSQDYTKPEFASSLINGRTHSALDYLLFYPGTDNGCSSFSAINANGSWSALGAAELRGRKAAYAGAVSSLVLTSATRLVEFWVPTQDAFPEGKNFCSTLATAGNGSGVFDSDQAALNAVSDALFYVDKELKDWKLGRPVGLVDCFAEACPEAVELPYSKGSLAHIANNLVGFRDLFEGCTDSGLRLGFDDWLIAVGAESVSQRMLSALDGAQLELGKVPGPLDAAVTSDKASVERAYAAVKQLTDILKTEFVTVLNLELPKSAEGDND; the protein is encoded by the coding sequence ATGATCCAGGTACGCAAGGCAACGCTGGGGTTGATTGCGGCCATCTGTGTGTGGGCCGGCTGTAGGAAGCCGCCACCCGATGAGCACGTCTACTCTGGGCAGATCGCGCCACCCACGGGTGCTGGGGGCAGCGCCAACGCAGGAGCTGGTGGAGCTCCCGGGACCGGTGGTGGCTGGACATTGGGTGGAACTGGCGGGGCGCTCGACGCAGGCCCTGATGCCGGAGAACACGCGGCGCTGAGTTGCCAGCTCGAAGCAGAGCCAGAAAGCTTCAGCAAGTCGGCACTGCTGGCGTCGATCGCCCAGTGCGCTCTGACTCGCTACGAGGCTCACCGCCAGGCCGCGCTGGAACTTCAGCGCACCACCCAAGCCTTTGCGGCCGAACCTTCGGACGTCAATGCGCTCTCGGCGCAGAACGCTTGGCGCAAAACAATTTCCTCATGGCAACGCGCAGAACTCTTCCGATTTGGCCCAGCTGCGCGCAGCGGCGAGCCTGGCGCGCAAGATCTTCGAGATCAGATCTACGGCTGGCCCCTGGTGAGTCGCTGCAAGGTTGACGAGCAGCTCGTCAGTCAGGATTACACGAAGCCAGAGTTCGCTTCGTCGCTGATCAACGGGCGCACTCACTCCGCCCTCGACTACCTGCTCTTCTATCCTGGCACTGACAACGGTTGTTCGAGCTTCTCCGCAATCAACGCGAACGGCAGCTGGAGCGCGCTCGGCGCCGCGGAGCTTCGTGGGCGCAAGGCGGCCTACGCGGGAGCGGTCAGCTCTCTGGTCCTCACGAGCGCCACGCGCTTGGTCGAGTTCTGGGTGCCGACACAGGACGCATTTCCAGAAGGCAAGAACTTCTGCAGCACCCTCGCCACGGCAGGCAACGGCTCCGGCGTGTTCGATAGTGATCAGGCTGCTCTCAACGCGGTCAGCGACGCGCTGTTCTACGTCGACAAGGAGCTAAAGGACTGGAAGCTCGGCAGGCCGGTAGGGCTGGTGGACTGCTTCGCCGAGGCGTGTCCCGAAGCGGTCGAGCTCCCGTACAGCAAGGGCTCACTCGCGCATATCGCGAACAACCTCGTAGGGTTTCGGGATCTCTTCGAGGGCTGCACGGATTCGGGGCTTCGTCTCGGCTTCGACGATTGGCTGATCGCGGTTGGTGCGGAGTCAGTGAGTCAGCGCATGTTGAGCGCACTCGATGGGGCGCAGCTCGAGCTAGGGAAAGTGCCAGGACCGCTGGACGCGGCGGTGACGAGCGACAAGGCCAGCGTCGAACGTGCGTACGCCGCCGTGAAGCAACTGACCGACATCCTGAAGACCGAGTTCGTCACCGTGCTTAACCTCGAACTGCCAAAGAGCGCCGAGGGCGACAATGACTGA
- a CDS encoding HTTM domain-containing protein, which yields MTDARRCSSRLTAALHQPVAAEWLVVLRFALGTIVTVSALRFIAYGWVEQFFTEPTFHFRYWGLGWVPVVDSAAMHGLFWLTALLGVLVSLGLFFRVSCVALFLCFSYLQLVDVANYLNHYYLVCILTLLLSLSPAGKFASLDVWLGRASPQAQHPRFWLWLFRLQVGIVYTFAALAKANSDWLIHGQPLGIWLSSRTHIPFLGDVFALPGAALVMSWCGFLFDLSVVWLLLYRRTRAPAYIVAVTFHVLTRVLFPIGMFPFIMLAAALVFFPPSAFARIGRWTRERLRRPPSRSARVARVPPALAWGLAVFCLVQLALPLRHWTYGGNVLWHEQGMRFSWRVMAREKNGSVTYVVRTPSGLTQHVSPRNYLTRIQERELATQPDLILQLAHHIAADYEQRGIADVQVHADAWASMNGRPMSRLIDPRVDLARVRDGIGPANWVFAAPATPPLRLRSNTQQRLAAH from the coding sequence ATGACTGACGCGCGGCGGTGCTCCTCGAGGCTGACGGCGGCGCTCCACCAACCGGTGGCGGCTGAGTGGCTGGTGGTCTTGCGCTTCGCGCTCGGGACGATTGTGACGGTGAGCGCGCTTCGCTTCATCGCGTACGGATGGGTCGAGCAGTTCTTCACGGAACCGACGTTCCATTTCCGCTATTGGGGTCTGGGCTGGGTGCCGGTAGTTGACTCGGCGGCGATGCACGGGCTTTTCTGGCTCACTGCACTGCTCGGCGTCCTGGTCAGCCTCGGGTTGTTCTTCCGGGTTAGCTGCGTCGCGCTGTTTCTTTGCTTCAGCTACCTGCAGTTGGTCGACGTCGCGAACTACCTGAACCATTACTACCTGGTCTGCATCCTGACGCTGCTGCTCAGCCTGTCGCCTGCGGGGAAGTTCGCGTCCCTCGACGTATGGCTTGGACGCGCGTCCCCCCAGGCTCAGCACCCACGCTTCTGGCTGTGGCTGTTCAGGCTTCAAGTTGGCATCGTCTACACCTTCGCCGCGCTCGCGAAGGCGAACAGCGACTGGTTGATCCACGGACAACCGTTAGGGATTTGGCTCAGTTCGCGAACCCACATTCCATTTCTGGGAGACGTGTTCGCGCTGCCAGGGGCCGCGCTGGTGATGAGTTGGTGCGGCTTCCTGTTCGATCTCAGTGTGGTTTGGCTGCTGCTCTATCGACGCACCCGCGCACCAGCGTACATCGTCGCGGTCACGTTCCACGTGCTGACGCGGGTGCTGTTCCCAATCGGGATGTTCCCCTTCATCATGTTGGCGGCAGCGCTGGTGTTCTTTCCTCCAAGCGCCTTTGCTCGAATAGGCCGGTGGACTCGCGAGAGGCTACGGAGACCTCCTAGCCGATCCGCGCGCGTCGCACGGGTGCCTCCCGCCTTGGCATGGGGACTCGCAGTGTTCTGTCTGGTGCAGCTAGCGCTTCCGTTGCGACATTGGACCTATGGCGGCAACGTACTCTGGCACGAGCAAGGCATGCGCTTCTCTTGGCGCGTCATGGCCCGCGAGAAGAACGGGAGCGTGACCTACGTCGTCCGCACACCCAGCGGCTTGACCCAGCACGTTTCCCCCCGGAACTATTTGACACGCATCCAAGAGCGGGAGCTCGCGACCCAACCCGACCTCATCTTGCAGCTCGCGCACCACATCGCTGCCGACTATGAGCAGCGAGGGATAGCTGACGTCCAGGTTCACGCGGACGCCTGGGCGTCAATGAATGGTCGCCCGATGTCCCGCTTGATCGACCCCCGAGTGGATCTCGCACGGGTGCGAGACGGTATCGGGCCGGCTAACTGGGTGTTCGCGGCACCTGCGACGCCTCCGCTCCGACTCCGGTCCAACACCCAGCAGCGCCTCGCTGCCCATTGA
- a CDS encoding TonB-dependent receptor, with amino-acid sequence MATPIGKTAGSAHVVRERDLERYEYDDPHAVLTRVPGVYSRGEDGLGLRPNIGMRGVNPDRSKKVTLLEDGIPFGPAPYSAPAAYFFPLMTRMTYVRVIKGPAAIAYGPQSVGGAIDLITRPIPTETSARADISLGEYGYRKAHGYFGSSDGTTGFLIEGVHLGNDGFKELPSGADTGFVKNEWMAKASYVPNPTAEAPHHFNLKLSYADEVSNETYLGLSDDDFKRTPLARYSASQLDRMEWHRTSATLTHEISPLPKLKITTKAYRHDFSRIWRKVNSFRGASIASVLEDPNSPQNAVFYAILRGEAESTSPAETLLIGPNQRKFVSQGVDVRVRWDTSTGGLAHRFEYGVTAHYDRIERRHSEDGFLAARGELFPDGTPTEVTALNEASSYAAAVHVSDAMSFGRFIITPGVRTESIAGSFVDRLSLQERGNSLVVVLPSLGAFWSLTDHFGVLAGGYRGFSPPAPGSAEFVKPELSINYEAGVRYSKARTLLEAVGFYNDYSNLTDVCTFSSGCLNDDLDRQFDAGAARIFGVEGSIQHEFPLGGSLKAPVAGAYTLTYSEFESSFESDDPIFGSVTKGDEVPYVPRHQLHLEAGLEHSRAGGNLGFNYVAATREIAGSGPLDQALATDPQVWLDASAFFNLSKGIRLYANVRNLTDNHFITGHRPYGARPNAPRWVQIGLKAQL; translated from the coding sequence ATGGCCACACCGATTGGAAAGACGGCGGGCTCCGCTCACGTAGTCCGCGAACGGGACCTGGAGCGGTACGAGTATGACGATCCGCACGCGGTGCTCACCCGCGTTCCTGGTGTCTACTCACGGGGCGAAGATGGTCTCGGCCTGCGCCCCAACATCGGCATGCGAGGAGTGAACCCCGATCGCTCGAAGAAGGTGACGCTGCTAGAAGATGGCATCCCCTTCGGCCCCGCGCCATACTCCGCTCCCGCGGCGTACTTCTTCCCGCTGATGACCCGCATGACCTACGTCCGGGTGATCAAGGGTCCGGCGGCGATCGCCTACGGTCCGCAGTCGGTTGGTGGTGCCATCGATCTGATCACGCGCCCCATCCCCACGGAAACATCTGCGAGAGCGGACATCAGCTTGGGAGAGTACGGCTATCGCAAGGCCCACGGCTACTTCGGGTCGAGCGACGGGACGACCGGGTTTCTGATCGAAGGCGTGCACCTCGGCAACGACGGCTTCAAGGAACTGCCGAGCGGCGCAGACACAGGCTTCGTCAAGAACGAGTGGATGGCGAAGGCGAGCTACGTGCCCAACCCGACGGCTGAAGCGCCACATCACTTCAACCTCAAGCTCTCATACGCCGATGAGGTATCCAACGAGACGTACCTCGGTTTGAGCGACGACGACTTCAAGCGCACTCCCCTCGCTCGCTACTCAGCGAGTCAGTTGGACCGCATGGAGTGGCACCGGACGTCCGCGACGCTAACCCACGAGATTTCGCCGCTCCCCAAGCTCAAGATCACGACCAAGGCCTACAGACACGACTTCTCCCGCATCTGGCGCAAGGTCAATAGTTTCCGCGGGGCAAGCATAGCGAGCGTACTCGAGGACCCGAACAGCCCTCAAAACGCGGTCTTCTACGCAATCTTGAGAGGCGAAGCCGAGAGCACTTCACCCGCCGAGACGCTGCTGATCGGCCCCAACCAACGCAAGTTCGTCTCGCAGGGAGTCGACGTTCGTGTGCGCTGGGACACCTCGACCGGTGGCCTTGCCCATCGCTTCGAGTATGGTGTCACCGCCCACTATGATCGCATCGAGCGACGCCACAGCGAGGACGGCTTCCTTGCGGCAAGAGGCGAGCTATTCCCTGACGGAACGCCAACCGAAGTCACCGCGCTGAACGAAGCGTCATCGTACGCTGCGGCCGTGCACGTGTCAGACGCCATGAGCTTTGGGCGTTTCATCATCACTCCCGGAGTGCGCACGGAGAGCATCGCCGGCAGCTTCGTCGACCGCCTGTCGCTCCAGGAGCGCGGGAATTCGCTGGTCGTGGTGTTGCCGAGCTTGGGTGCCTTCTGGTCGCTCACCGATCATTTTGGCGTGCTCGCGGGAGGCTATCGCGGCTTCAGCCCTCCTGCGCCAGGCAGCGCGGAGTTTGTGAAACCGGAACTGAGCATCAACTACGAGGCTGGTGTCCGCTACTCAAAGGCCCGCACGCTGCTGGAAGCGGTTGGCTTCTACAATGACTACTCCAACCTGACCGACGTCTGCACCTTCTCAAGCGGTTGCTTGAACGACGATCTCGATCGCCAGTTCGATGCTGGCGCGGCGCGCATCTTCGGGGTCGAAGGCAGCATCCAACACGAGTTCCCGCTGGGCGGGTCACTGAAAGCACCTGTAGCCGGCGCCTACACGCTGACTTACAGCGAGTTCGAATCCAGCTTCGAGTCCGACGACCCAATCTTTGGCAGCGTGACCAAAGGTGACGAAGTCCCCTACGTGCCCAGGCACCAGCTGCACCTCGAGGCAGGGCTCGAGCACTCGAGAGCCGGTGGGAACTTAGGCTTCAACTACGTCGCCGCCACGCGCGAGATCGCTGGCTCGGGTCCACTGGACCAGGCGCTCGCCACCGACCCTCAAGTTTGGCTCGACGCGTCGGCGTTCTTCAACCTCAGCAAGGGGATTCGGCTCTACGCCAACGTGCGTAACCTCACGGACAACCACTTCATCACCGGCCACCGACCTTACGGCGCTCGCCCCAACGCGCCGAGATGGGTCCAGATCGGTTTGAAAGCCCAACTCTAA